In Bacteroidales bacterium, a single genomic region encodes these proteins:
- a CDS encoding Fic family protein: MIRIEFVINIHKILIEKFGGIHGIRDKKALESAISRPFMTFDRQDLYPSPIEKAAALLESVISNHPFLDGNKRIGYVLMRYFLMENNLDVKATQTEKYEFVIRIAKGQLSHEQIHPWLSERVIKK, from the coding sequence ATGATTCGAATAGAATTTGTCATCAATATTCATAAGATTCTGATTGAAAAATTTGGTGGAATCCATGGTATTAGAGACAAAAAGGCATTAGAATCTGCAATTTCAAGGCCGTTCATGACATTTGATCGGCAAGATCTTTATCCCTCCCCAATCGAAAAAGCGGCAGCCCTATTAGAGAGTGTAATTTCAAATCATCCATTTCTTGATGGAAATAAACGGATTGGGTACGTCCTTATGCGTTATTTTCTTATGGAGAATAATTTGGATGTGAAAGCAACTCAGACCGAGAAATATGAATTTGTCATAAGAATTGCTAAAGGTCAATTATCGCACGAGCAAATTCATCCGTGGTTATCAGAAAGGGTGATTAAAAAATAA
- a CDS encoding helix-turn-helix transcriptional regulator, which yields MEKNKLEIFTLEQLKDETLGKIGTPQRDKYENELKLELLGEMIKQIRKDRNLTQEELGKLVGVQKAQISKLERSTKNARIDTIIKVFNALKAKVNFSVELYDGKLEMV from the coding sequence ATGGAAAAGAATAAATTAGAAATATTCACCCTTGAACAGCTGAAAGATGAAACTTTAGGTAAAATTGGTACTCCACAAAGGGACAAATATGAAAATGAACTCAAACTGGAACTTCTTGGAGAAATGATTAAACAAATTAGAAAAGACAGAAATCTCACCCAGGAAGAACTTGGAAAATTAGTTGGAGTTCAAAAAGCACAAATCTCTAAACTTGAACGAAGCACAAAAAACGCAAGAATAGATACCATCATTAAGGTATTTAATGCGCTAAAGGCTAAGGTGAACTTTTCCGTGGAACTTTATGATGGAAAACTTGAAATGGTTTAA
- a CDS encoding type II toxin-antitoxin system RelE/ParE family toxin, with amino-acid sequence MQKRFSVVLLIPAKDFIFGLDLKTQSKIYFVLDKASYVNDPSLFKKLQNEIWEFRIQVKSLKIRLLAFWDKRNEEQTLVISTHGFIKKSERVNKNEIDKAVNNKKQYFENQ; translated from the coding sequence ATGCAAAAGCGATTTTCCGTGGTCCTTTTAATACCGGCCAAGGATTTTATTTTCGGCCTAGATCTTAAAACACAGTCAAAAATTTATTTCGTACTTGATAAAGCATCATACGTTAATGACCCGAGTCTATTTAAAAAACTTCAGAATGAAATATGGGAATTCAGAATCCAAGTAAAGTCATTAAAAATCCGGTTACTTGCCTTTTGGGATAAAAGAAACGAAGAACAAACATTAGTGATATCCACTCACGGATTTATTAAAAAGTCCGAAAGAGTAAATAAAAATGAAATTGATAAAGCTGTAAATAACAAAAAACAATATTTTGAAAATCAATAA
- a CDS encoding putative addiction module antidote protein: METSKFDIADYLDSNEMIAEYLNAVLAEGNDSDVIIAIGHIAKSMGMTKIAQETGLSRPSLYKALSDGSKPQFETIMKVLRAIGGKIQINPMTT; this comes from the coding sequence ATGGAAACTTCAAAATTTGATATAGCTGACTATTTAGATAGTAACGAGATGATTGCAGAATATCTTAATGCTGTTCTAGCAGAAGGAAATGATTCCGATGTAATTATAGCAATCGGACATATTGCAAAATCAATGGGCATGACAAAAATTGCTCAAGAAACTGGATTAAGTAGACCTAGTTTATACAAAGCTTTATCGGATGGATCTAAACCTCAGTTTGAGACTATCATGAAAGTATTAAGAGCAATTGGCGGAAAGATACAAATAAACCCTATGACAACATAA
- a CDS encoding type II toxin-antitoxin system RelE/ParE family toxin — protein sequence MYIIEKTDQFDRWLRKLKDLRAKAKILFRIQKIENDEHFGDCEPVGNGIRELKIDYANGYRVYFKESDGKIIILLIGGDKSTQQRDIEKAKEILKRIKK from the coding sequence ATGTATATAATTGAGAAAACTGACCAATTTGACAGATGGCTGAGAAAACTTAAGGATTTAAGAGCTAAAGCCAAAATATTGTTTCGCATTCAAAAGATTGAGAATGATGAACACTTTGGAGACTGCGAACCTGTTGGCAATGGAATTCGGGAATTAAAAATTGACTACGCTAATGGATATAGGGTATATTTTAAAGAATCAGACGGAAAAATCATTATCCTGCTTATTGGTGGAGATAAATCAACTCAGCAGAGAGACATTGAAAAGGCAAAAGAGATTTTAAAACGAATTAAAAAGTAG
- a CDS encoding tyrosine-type recombinase/integrase yields MDITEADIREYLLYLIEEKEVSMSYQNQAINAIKFYYEQVLGRPVKTYYIQRPKTGRKLPNVLSEQEVQMILKHTANIKHKAILSLIYSAGLRRGELINLKPADIDSKRMYVKIRGGKGDKDRYSILSEKVLELLRKYFREYKPKEWLFEGQFGGQYSATSIQHILKDAVHRAGIRKRVTVHTLRHCFATHLLEHGVDLRYIQELLGHQSPKTTEIYTHITQRGLGKIKSPLDNLDI; encoded by the coding sequence GTGGATATCACCGAAGCTGATATTCGTGAATACCTGTTATATCTAATAGAGGAGAAAGAGGTTTCGATGTCGTATCAGAATCAGGCGATCAATGCGATCAAGTTTTATTACGAGCAGGTATTGGGCAGGCCGGTAAAGACATATTATATTCAAAGGCCAAAAACGGGAAGAAAGCTGCCCAATGTACTGAGTGAACAGGAGGTACAAATGATCCTGAAACATACGGCGAACATAAAGCACAAAGCAATCCTATCGCTGATATATTCTGCCGGGTTACGGCGCGGTGAGTTGATCAATTTAAAACCGGCGGACATCGATTCGAAGCGGATGTACGTGAAGATCAGGGGAGGGAAAGGGGACAAGGACAGGTATAGTATTTTATCGGAGAAGGTTCTTGAACTGTTAAGGAAGTATTTCAGGGAATACAAGCCAAAGGAATGGTTATTTGAGGGTCAGTTCGGGGGGCAATACAGTGCCACTAGCATTCAGCACATACTCAAAGATGCTGTACATAGAGCAGGGATCAGGAAAAGGGTCACGGTTCATACGTTGCGGCATTGTTTTGCGACACATTTGCTGGAGCACGGGGTGGATTTGCGGTATATACAGGAGCTACTTGGTCATCAGAGTCCAAAGACGACGGAGATTTACACGCACATCACGCAGCGGGGGTTAGGAAAAATAAAAAGTCCGCTGGATAATCTGGACATTTAA
- the ccsB gene encoding c-type cytochrome biogenesis protein CcsB: protein MKKFTGNIFSMQFAMTLMLIFALAIASATFIENDFGTETAKKLVYSATWFEILLAVAGAVMLGNILTNKLIRKKKYTTLIFHLGFTVILLGAAVTRFTGYEGTMHIRENEKSNVIILDQTGKQITIPFSLELRDFQLERYPGSLSPSSFASEVTLVDERYGINESRRIYMNNVLSYGGFRFYQSSYDKDELGTILSVNHDFWGTFLTYVGYALLMAGLLMNLFSKRSRFRFLTGELSRISMDRKNAIPLVIACLFIFSQAAGQTIPAGHQLPHAIKIIDKDHARLFGELMVQDHGGRIKPVNTLSSELLRKVNRKDRFLGLNSDQVLLGMISDPETWQTVPLIKLSDESLKVMLGTKGNFASYNDFIDLNSGTYKIGRYVDAAYSKKPAARNAFDKDIIKVDERMNICYMIYSGSVLRIFPMPGDPAHTWHPPGPEIEQMPDSSNAGFVNNILMLYLMEVNEAIENGSWKMADTSVNMIRIYQERYGKDLYPSEMKKKTEISYNRLNVFKRLFPAYALLGFVFLALLFAEILSGKNIAFWIKRTIHILAWILFIIHTLGLAARWYISGHAPWSNGYETMIYIAWATVLSGLLFSRRSHITLAITTILASLTLMVGNMAWLDPQITNLVPVLKSFWLIIHVAVITASYSFLGIGALLGFLSLVMISFRTDKNKKKMSLTLTELTTINEINLTIGLVLLTIGTFLGAVWANESWGRYWGWDPKETWALVTVLVYAFITHMRMIPGLRGTFAFNFAALIGFSSVLMTYFGVNYYLSGLHSYASGDPVPIPAFVYYTLALIAVVSFVAWWHERKLAASGD from the coding sequence ATGAAAAAATTTACCGGGAATATCTTTTCGATGCAGTTTGCAATGACCCTGATGCTGATCTTTGCACTGGCTATTGCCAGTGCGACATTCATCGAAAATGATTTTGGAACAGAAACAGCCAAAAAACTTGTATACAGTGCAACCTGGTTCGAGATCCTGCTGGCAGTTGCCGGAGCCGTCATGCTGGGCAACATCCTCACCAATAAGCTGATCCGGAAGAAAAAATACACCACCCTGATCTTCCACCTCGGCTTCACCGTTATTCTGCTGGGTGCAGCCGTCACACGGTTTACCGGCTATGAAGGGACCATGCACATCCGGGAAAACGAGAAGTCCAACGTGATCATCCTGGACCAAACCGGCAAGCAGATCACAATCCCCTTCTCGCTGGAGCTTCGCGATTTCCAGCTGGAACGGTACCCGGGTTCCCTGAGCCCCTCCTCCTTTGCCAGCGAAGTCACCCTGGTGGATGAACGGTACGGCATTAATGAGTCCAGGAGGATCTATATGAACAATGTGCTTAGTTACGGAGGATTTCGGTTTTATCAGTCGTCGTACGATAAGGACGAACTGGGCACCATCCTTTCGGTCAACCACGATTTTTGGGGAACGTTCCTGACCTATGTCGGTTATGCGCTGCTGATGGCCGGCCTGTTGATGAATCTGTTCAGCAAAAGAAGCCGTTTCAGGTTCCTGACAGGGGAATTAAGCCGGATCAGTATGGACCGCAAAAATGCAATACCCCTGGTCATCGCTTGTCTGTTCATCTTTTCTCAGGCTGCAGGACAAACAATCCCGGCGGGCCACCAACTGCCCCACGCTATTAAAATAATTGACAAGGACCACGCCAGGCTGTTTGGGGAACTGATGGTGCAGGATCACGGGGGCCGGATCAAGCCTGTCAATACCCTCTCATCGGAACTTCTCCGAAAAGTCAATAGAAAAGACAGGTTTCTGGGCCTGAACTCCGACCAGGTGTTGCTGGGAATGATCTCCGATCCGGAAACATGGCAGACAGTGCCGCTGATCAAGCTATCGGATGAATCCTTGAAAGTGATGCTGGGAACAAAGGGTAATTTCGCTTCCTACAATGACTTCATTGACCTGAACAGTGGCACCTATAAAATCGGCAGGTACGTGGATGCCGCCTACAGTAAAAAACCGGCAGCAAGAAATGCTTTCGATAAGGATATCATCAAGGTGGACGAAAGGATGAACATCTGTTACATGATCTATTCAGGTTCCGTCCTGAGAATTTTCCCCATGCCTGGTGACCCGGCCCATACCTGGCATCCGCCTGGCCCGGAGATTGAACAGATGCCCGACAGCTCCAATGCTGGCTTCGTAAATAACATCCTGATGCTTTACCTTATGGAGGTAAATGAGGCGATCGAAAATGGATCCTGGAAGATGGCAGACACGTCAGTCAACATGATCAGGATCTATCAGGAACGATACGGGAAAGACCTTTATCCATCCGAAATGAAAAAAAAGACGGAGATCTCCTATAACCGTCTGAATGTTTTCAAAAGACTCTTTCCTGCATACGCATTGCTGGGATTTGTATTCCTGGCGCTGCTTTTCGCAGAAATCCTTTCCGGAAAAAACATCGCTTTCTGGATAAAACGAACCATCCATATACTCGCCTGGATCTTGTTCATCATCCACACCCTCGGTCTGGCAGCCCGCTGGTACATTTCAGGGCACGCACCCTGGAGTAATGGTTACGAAACGATGATCTACATTGCCTGGGCGACAGTATTGTCGGGATTGCTTTTTAGCCGCAGATCGCATATTACACTGGCCATCACCACCATACTTGCTTCCCTGACGCTGATGGTCGGCAACATGGCATGGCTGGATCCTCAGATCACCAACCTGGTGCCCGTTCTGAAATCCTTCTGGCTCATCATCCACGTGGCGGTGATCACGGCCAGTTACAGTTTCCTGGGCATCGGGGCCCTGCTGGGATTCCTCTCGCTGGTGATGATCAGCTTCCGGACGGATAAAAACAAGAAGAAAATGAGCCTGACACTGACTGAGCTCACCACGATCAATGAGATCAACCTGACGATCGGGCTGGTTTTGCTCACCATTGGAACCTTTCTGGGCGCCGTATGGGCCAATGAATCCTGGGGCCGCTACTGGGGCTGGGATCCGAAAGAGACCTGGGCCCTGGTCACCGTGCTGGTTTATGCCTTCATAACGCATATGAGGATGATCCCTGGATTGAGGGGCACATTTGCGTTCAATTTTGCCGCTTTGATCGGGTTCAGCTCGGTGCTGATGACCTATTTCGGTGTCAACTATTACCTTTCGGGACTGCACTCCTACGCCAGCGGAGATCCGGTACCCATTCCCGCATTTGTTTACTACACGCTGGCCCTCATTGCCGTCGTATCATTCGTTGCATGGTGGCACGAACGGAAACTTGCTGCATCAGGGGATTAG
- a CDS encoding TPM domain-containing protein yields the protein MMNKPGSLMRTYGNSNRFVILVLFCLMFGQVTGFGQSIPERPYPPRLVNDLAGLLPANQIAYLENKLVRFNDTTSTQIAIVIVKSLGGYDKAGYAYEIGEKWGVGQKGFNNGIVVLLKPKTASESGEVFIATGYGLEGAIPDAIAERIVNNEMIPAFGQNDYFTGLENGVNILMSLASKEFTADQYLKQTDTSPWAFVIPLIIFIIGFAIFSGKRGNYYTEGKKSIPWWTAIWILNSMGKGGNSGSWGDFKGGRGGFGGGGGFGGGGGFGGFGGGSFGGGGAGGSW from the coding sequence ATGATGAATAAGCCAGGAAGCCTGATGAGAACGTACGGGAATTCCAACAGGTTCGTGATCCTTGTCCTGTTTTGCCTGATGTTCGGACAGGTCACCGGGTTCGGACAGAGCATACCCGAGAGGCCTTACCCTCCTCGGCTGGTCAACGATTTAGCCGGTCTCCTCCCGGCGAATCAGATCGCTTATCTGGAGAATAAACTGGTCCGTTTCAACGACACTACCTCCACCCAGATTGCCATCGTCATCGTGAAGTCACTGGGAGGGTACGACAAGGCTGGTTATGCTTACGAGATAGGCGAAAAATGGGGAGTCGGACAAAAGGGATTCAACAACGGGATCGTTGTCTTACTGAAGCCCAAAACAGCTTCGGAGTCCGGGGAGGTCTTCATAGCTACAGGTTATGGACTGGAAGGTGCCATACCCGATGCGATAGCCGAACGTATCGTCAATAACGAAATGATCCCCGCTTTCGGGCAAAATGATTACTTCACCGGTCTTGAAAATGGAGTGAACATCCTGATGTCACTGGCATCCAAAGAGTTCACAGCCGATCAGTACCTAAAACAGACCGATACCTCTCCCTGGGCATTTGTGATCCCCTTGATCATCTTCATCATCGGGTTTGCCATCTTCAGCGGGAAAAGAGGCAACTATTACACTGAAGGCAAGAAATCCATCCCCTGGTGGACAGCCATCTGGATCCTGAACAGTATGGGTAAGGGTGGCAATAGCGGAAGCTGGGGCGACTTCAAAGGTGGCCGCGGAGGTTTCGGAGGCGGTGGCGGCTTTGGTGGTGGCGGAGGCTTTGGAGGCTTCGGCGGCGGAAGCTTCGGCGGCGGCGGCGCCGGCGGTTCGTGGTAG
- a CDS encoding TPM domain-containing protein, translating into MKIKASTFFTLLEKEDIKMAIRQAELDTSGEIRVHVETTCTGDVMDRAAKLFEKLNMHKTRLRNGVLIYLAIRNRKFAILGDVGINGVVPENFWDGIEADMISQFRENRFVEGLIQAIEKAGFQMKKHFPYLSSDINELPDEISFNDE; encoded by the coding sequence ATGAAGATTAAAGCATCTACTTTCTTCACACTCTTAGAAAAAGAAGACATCAAAATGGCCATCCGGCAGGCAGAGCTGGATACCTCCGGAGAGATCAGGGTTCACGTTGAAACCACTTGCACAGGTGATGTGATGGACCGTGCCGCCAAATTGTTCGAAAAACTGAACATGCACAAAACCCGGCTCCGCAACGGAGTTCTCATCTATCTGGCCATCCGCAACCGCAAGTTCGCCATCCTTGGCGATGTTGGCATCAACGGAGTCGTCCCGGAAAATTTCTGGGATGGCATTGAAGCGGATATGATCAGCCAGTTTCGTGAAAACAGGTTTGTTGAAGGGTTGATCCAGGCGATCGAAAAGGCAGGGTTTCAGATGAAGAAACATTTCCCTTACCTCAGCAGTGACATCAATGAGCTTCCGGATGAAATATCGTTCAATGATGAATAA
- a CDS encoding LemA family protein: MSNKYTKWVVIAVILLLVLLFIGWATGIYNNLVTLEEKVSAQWAQVENVYQRRADLIPNLVNTVKGYAEHEQETFTKVIEARAKASSMTIDPENLTPEALQQFEQAQAQLSSALSRLLVTVERYPDLKANQNFLELQAQLEGTENRITVERQKFNDTAREYNTSIRRFPRNIVAGLFGFDRKPYFEAKPGADEAPKVEF, translated from the coding sequence ATGTCAAACAAGTACACCAAATGGGTGGTCATCGCGGTGATCCTGCTGCTGGTCCTTCTCTTTATCGGCTGGGCTACGGGGATTTACAATAATCTGGTGACCCTTGAAGAAAAAGTATCCGCACAGTGGGCCCAGGTCGAGAATGTTTACCAGCGAAGGGCTGACCTTATCCCCAACCTGGTCAATACCGTGAAAGGATATGCGGAACACGAGCAGGAAACCTTTACGAAAGTGATCGAGGCAAGGGCGAAAGCATCATCGATGACCATTGATCCAGAAAACCTTACACCGGAAGCGCTCCAGCAATTTGAACAGGCACAGGCTCAACTGAGCTCAGCACTGTCACGGTTGCTGGTAACGGTTGAACGATATCCCGATCTGAAAGCCAACCAGAATTTCCTTGAGCTCCAGGCACAGCTGGAAGGTACGGAGAACAGGATTACGGTAGAACGGCAGAAATTCAATGACACGGCCAGGGAGTACAACACCAGTATCCGAAGATTTCCGCGTAACATTGTGGCAGGCCTGTTCGGATTCGACAGGAAGCCCTATTTTGAAGCTAAACCAGGCGCCGATGAAGCACCCAAAGTGGAATTTTAA
- the htpG gene encoding molecular chaperone HtpG — MAMEKGTIQVKTENIFPIIKKFLYSDHEIFLRELISNAVDATLKLKTIASLGKYKEELGDLTIEVEVDEKARTITVKDRGIGMTAEEVDKYINQIAFSSAEEFVKKFKGKSEDEARSLIGHFGLGFYSTFMVSDKVVIMTKTYKKGGATKAVRWECDGSPEYTLEETEKDDRGTTVTLHISKDSEEFLNEYRILELLKKYCKFLPIPIRFGTEKTYEPVEGEKDEHGHAKTVEVEKPRIVNNINPAWRRKPADLKDEDYLTFYRELYPATFEEPLFNIHLNVDYPFNLTGILYFPKISNYLEVRKDKIQLYCNQVFVTDSVEGIVPDFLALLHGVIDSPDIPLNVSRSYLQSDASVKKISNHITKKVADRLEEIFKNNREEFEKKWEDIKLFIEYGMISDEKFYERASHFTLLKNTEGAYFTLDDYAAHIKDTQTDKDKKLIYLYASNRNEQHGFIENARERGYDVLVMDGPLDPHFINALEMKLENSHFARVDADVIDKLIRKEEEMPAKLSDKEKEEVKALFENILDKDRFIIQMESMSEKDSPVIITQPEFMRRMKDMSKLGGGMPFMKDMPETFNFVINVNHPVISKLLGIKEPGEQNQLAKQLKDLALLSQQMLTGEDLTNFVKRSVEIML, encoded by the coding sequence ATGGCTATGGAAAAAGGCACCATACAGGTCAAAACCGAAAACATCTTTCCCATCATCAAAAAATTTCTTTACTCAGATCACGAAATTTTCCTCAGAGAGTTGATATCCAATGCAGTGGATGCCACATTGAAACTTAAAACCATTGCTTCCCTGGGTAAATACAAGGAGGAACTGGGTGATCTGACCATCGAGGTGGAAGTCGATGAAAAAGCAAGGACGATCACCGTAAAAGACCGGGGCATTGGCATGACCGCTGAAGAAGTGGACAAATACATCAATCAGATCGCTTTTTCGAGTGCCGAGGAATTTGTGAAGAAATTCAAGGGAAAGAGTGAGGATGAAGCCCGTTCCCTAATCGGACATTTCGGACTGGGGTTCTATTCGACATTCATGGTATCCGATAAGGTGGTCATAATGACCAAAACCTACAAAAAAGGAGGAGCCACCAAAGCTGTCAGATGGGAATGCGACGGATCCCCTGAATACACCTTGGAAGAAACTGAAAAGGATGACCGGGGTACCACCGTTACGCTCCACATTTCAAAGGATTCAGAAGAATTCCTGAACGAGTACCGCATCCTTGAACTTCTGAAAAAATACTGTAAGTTCCTGCCCATTCCCATCCGCTTCGGAACGGAAAAGACCTATGAGCCCGTGGAAGGAGAAAAAGATGAACACGGACACGCCAAGACCGTTGAGGTGGAGAAACCGCGGATCGTCAACAACATCAATCCGGCCTGGCGCCGCAAACCCGCTGATCTGAAGGACGAGGATTACCTGACTTTTTACAGGGAACTGTACCCTGCAACGTTTGAGGAGCCGCTGTTCAATATCCACCTGAATGTGGACTATCCCTTTAACCTGACAGGCATACTTTATTTTCCAAAAATATCCAATTACCTCGAAGTCAGAAAAGATAAGATCCAGCTTTACTGTAACCAGGTCTTTGTAACCGATTCGGTGGAAGGGATCGTTCCGGACTTCCTTGCCCTGCTGCACGGGGTCATTGATTCACCCGACATTCCGCTGAATGTCTCCAGAAGCTACCTGCAAAGCGATGCCAGTGTCAAAAAAATAAGCAACCATATCACCAAAAAAGTAGCTGACCGGCTGGAGGAGATCTTTAAAAACAACAGGGAAGAGTTCGAAAAAAAATGGGAAGACATCAAGCTCTTCATTGAATATGGAATGATCTCCGACGAAAAGTTCTACGAGCGGGCCAGCCATTTCACCCTGTTAAAAAATACGGAAGGTGCCTATTTCACCCTGGACGATTATGCCGCACATATCAAGGATACCCAGACCGATAAGGATAAAAAGCTCATTTACCTTTATGCATCCAACAGGAATGAACAGCATGGTTTTATCGAAAACGCAAGGGAGAGAGGCTATGATGTGCTGGTAATGGATGGCCCGCTGGATCCGCACTTCATCAATGCACTGGAAATGAAGCTTGAAAACAGTCATTTTGCCCGCGTTGACGCAGATGTGATCGACAAACTCATCAGGAAAGAGGAGGAAATGCCAGCCAAATTAAGCGATAAGGAAAAAGAAGAGGTTAAGGCGCTTTTTGAGAACATCCTGGATAAGGACAGGTTCATCATTCAAATGGAAAGCATGAGCGAAAAAGATTCTCCGGTAATCATCACCCAGCCCGAATTCATGCGCAGGATGAAAGACATGTCGAAACTTGGAGGCGGGATGCCCTTCATGAAAGACATGCCCGAAACCTTTAACTTTGTGATCAATGTCAACCATCCTGTCATAAGCAAATTGCTGGGCATAAAGGAACCCGGGGAACAAAATCAGCTGGCCAAACAATTAAAAGATCTTGCACTTCTATCACAACAAATGCTGACGGGTGAAGATTTAACTAATTTTGTAAAAAGAAGTGTGGAGATCATGCTGTAG
- a CDS encoding branched-chain amino acid aminotransferase, which translates to MNIDWGSLPFGYFKTDYNVRCYYRDGEWGELEISSSEYVMLHMAATTLHYGQGAFEGMKVFRGVDGKARLFRWEENGKRLQRSADGIMMAPVPLDLFHKAIITVTRMNKNYIPPYGTGAALYLRPVLFGSGPQVGVKPATEYTLIIFATPVGPYFKEGFKPVPIQLVRDYDRAAPQGTGHIKVGGNYAASLRPADRAHKEGFSSVLFLDSKENKYIDEAGPANFFGIKGNTYVTPDSHTILPSITNMCLRQLAKDLGMKVEQRHVPVEELEEFEEVGACGTAAVISPIGKIHDRETGKVYTYCKDGKSGCVSEKLYRRLTAIQYAEEPDPYGWTEVVEGA; encoded by the coding sequence ATGAACATTGACTGGGGTAGTTTGCCGTTTGGGTATTTCAAGACGGATTACAACGTACGGTGTTATTACCGTGATGGTGAATGGGGGGAACTTGAGATCAGTTCCTCTGAATATGTCATGTTGCACATGGCTGCAACAACCCTGCACTATGGCCAGGGAGCCTTTGAGGGCATGAAAGTCTTCCGGGGTGTTGACGGGAAAGCCCGTTTGTTCCGATGGGAGGAAAATGGCAAACGTTTACAGCGTTCCGCCGACGGGATCATGATGGCGCCGGTGCCCCTGGATTTGTTTCACAAGGCCATCATTACGGTGACCAGGATGAATAAAAATTACATCCCACCTTATGGCACAGGTGCTGCGCTGTACCTCCGTCCGGTTCTTTTTGGCAGCGGACCTCAGGTAGGGGTGAAGCCTGCCACGGAGTACACCTTGATCATTTTTGCCACACCAGTGGGTCCCTATTTTAAGGAAGGATTTAAACCCGTACCCATTCAGCTGGTCAGGGATTATGACCGGGCAGCTCCACAGGGCACAGGGCATATCAAAGTCGGCGGTAACTATGCAGCCAGTCTGCGGCCTGCTGACCGGGCGCATAAAGAAGGATTCTCTTCCGTTTTGTTTCTGGACTCCAAGGAAAATAAATACATCGACGAAGCCGGTCCGGCCAATTTCTTTGGAATTAAAGGGAATACCTATGTGACACCTGATTCACACACCATTCTTCCCTCCATCACCAACATGTGCCTGCGCCAGCTGGCAAAGGACCTGGGGATGAAGGTTGAACAGCGGCACGTTCCTGTGGAAGAGCTGGAAGAATTCGAAGAGGTGGGCGCCTGTGGCACAGCGGCTGTCATTTCGCCCATTGGAAAGATCCACGACAGGGAAACAGGAAAGGTTTATACGTATTGCAAGGACGGAAAGTCTGGTTGTGTGTCGGAAAAATTATACCGCAGGCTGACGGCCATCCAGTATGCCGAGGAACCGGATCCCTATGGCTGGACAGAAGTGGTGGAAGGAGCGTAA
- the pyrF gene encoding orotidine-5'-phosphate decarboxylase encodes MTYKELTGQILKRRSFLCIGLDTDPGSMPVHLLKADDPVFAFNKAIIDATHDLVIAYKPNLAFYESQGARGWISFEKTVRYIRAADPGVLVIADAKRGDIGNTSKHYAKAFFETLDCDAVTVAPYMGEDSITPFLSYPGKWIIILAITSNKGATDFQFFANSEHKKLFEQVLERSSSWATKENMMFVAGATRAEMLADIRRIVPDHFLLVPGVGAQGGSLEEVVRHGMNDNCGLIVNSSRGIIYASTGEDFALKAREAASEIQQEMARLLPYAPSTTSVQP; translated from the coding sequence ATGACCTATAAAGAACTCACCGGCCAGATCCTGAAAAGAAGATCCTTCTTATGCATTGGTCTTGATACGGATCCGGGAAGCATGCCGGTCCACCTGCTAAAAGCGGATGATCCTGTATTTGCCTTTAACAAGGCCATCATTGATGCCACGCACGACCTGGTTATCGCCTACAAGCCAAACCTGGCTTTTTATGAAAGCCAGGGTGCCCGGGGCTGGATCAGCTTTGAAAAAACCGTCCGTTACATTCGTGCAGCCGATCCCGGTGTTCTGGTCATTGCAGATGCCAAACGCGGGGACATTGGCAACACCTCAAAGCATTACGCCAAAGCTTTTTTCGAAACACTCGACTGCGATGCGGTGACCGTTGCCCCTTACATGGGGGAAGACAGCATCACTCCCTTTCTCTCCTACCCGGGTAAATGGATCATTATACTGGCCATCACTTCCAACAAAGGGGCCACTGATTTTCAGTTCTTTGCCAATTCAGAGCATAAAAAGCTTTTTGAGCAGGTGCTGGAACGGTCATCGTCCTGGGCGACGAAAGAAAATATGATGTTCGTTGCCGGTGCAACACGGGCAGAGATGCTGGCTGACATCCGCAGGATCGTTCCTGATCATTTTTTGCTGGTGCCCGGTGTTGGCGCCCAGGGGGGCAGCCTGGAAGAAGTGGTCCGGCATGGAATGAATGATAACTGCGGATTGATCGTTAATTCTTCACGGGGGATCATTTATGCATCCACCGGGGAAGACTTTGCCCTGAAAGCACGTGAAGCTGCCTCGGAAATTCAGCAGGAAATGGCACGGCTGCTTCCTTACGCTCCTTCCACCACTTCTGTCCAGCCATAG